A stretch of the Kwoniella shandongensis chromosome 13, complete sequence genome encodes the following:
- a CDS encoding mitochondrial division protein 1 — translation MPAQDGHPDKPLRQALDPISAPYMSSLNGTWSIAKEVVMGSFQSEHSRTSGSTRILSDLTPSLMQPRFLNNVPSTQVSSRTLGRPPSRPGTLLRLPTSLPSGLTNMQNRTTSNSLAIIEAVDKLTSLSLDPTRGGDPSSQGEEIPSLIRGFKATVPSSELPKQRRRMIRGGLVDADLGYEKIGLKKLGDRARGLLTERGEEDEAEDEGELGVGRKAKRRKRQREGRRISEGRHLEGKLRLEDLVQQADEIAQDKENLHVRQSLIQHEIFEVSAKIDALEEIRRRLETSLLHLQEEDLELDDELEGVQELMASPAIKSAAGTKALPSSTAAAVSNKSSRRRKGPAFLPSEHDELPSGVAFMTLQGHTAPITAVDFSEPYGMLVTAGQDDVVKVWDLCDGEEIGELRGHSGTVKALQVEDTLCLTGGADGNVRLWDLRIVEDYEERLQNQLSQIARQDPLERIAEQRAAEEDEDWEEGPSGITQTTQAGDGSPCVRTLEGHSKSVTALYYEDGCLVTGSSDKTIRQWDVATGQCVLTMDILWAISNPPPAPAPTPTAPPKLSHRSSTSFGSIHYDDILPSPGASLVGISGASLLSAVTSQNFGVPTPPYADGSWEMYQDFVGGVQFWGYALASGSGDGGVRMWDMRTGQAHRTLVGHTAPVTCLQFDEMNIVTGSLDKTVRIWDLRMGAVSEVHRYEFPVTALQFDSRKVVACTGENGVEVYNRTTHNHSRLVVNGHTKPAEKMRFIDKYLVSGGRDGCAKVWAM, via the exons ATGCCAGCCCAAGATGGGCATCCCGACAAGCCTTTGCGGCAGGCTCTCGATCCGATTTCCGCACCGTACATGTCGTCACTGAATGGTACTTGGTCAATTGCCAAAGAGGTAGTCATGGGTTCGTTCCAATCCGAACATAGTAGGACTTCGGGGAGTACAAGGATCTTGTCTGATC TCACTCCCTCGCTCATGCAACCTCGATTCTTGAACAACGTGCCAAGCACTCAAGTATCTTCTCGTACACTCGGTCGACCACCTTCACGTCCCGGcactctccttcgtcttcctaCGTCCTTACCTTCCGGTCTGACCAATATGCAAAACCGAACCACGTCTAATTCGCTCGCCATCATCGAAGCggtcgacaagctcacctctctctcactAGACCCCACACGTGGAGGTGATCCCTCTTCCCAAGGAGAGGAGATACCTTCTTTGATCAGAGGATTCAAGGCTACGGTCCCTTCTTCTGAGTTGCCGAAACAGAGACGAAGGATGATCAGAGGTGGTTTGGTTGATGCAGATCTGGGATATGAGAAGATTGGTCTGAAGAAATTGGGAGATAGAGCAAGAGGACTCTTGActgaaagaggggaagaagatgaagctgaagatgaaggCGAATTGGGAGTGGGGAGAAAAGCcaaaagacgaaagagacagagagaggGCAGGAGGATATCAGAGGGAAGACATCTGGAAGGGAAGTTGAGACTGGAGGATCTGGTACAGCAAGCAGATGAGATTGCtcaggacaaggagaatcTCCATGTGAGACAG TCCCTCATTCAACACGAAATCTTCGAAGTCTCAGCCAAAATCGACGCTCTTGAAGAGATCCGTCGTAGGCTCGAGACATCTCTCTTACATCTacaggaggaagatctgGAACTCGATGACGAGCTTGAAGGTGTACAAGAACTGATGGCGTCACCCGCTATCAAGTCTGCAGCAGGGACAAAGGCTCTACCAAGCTCTACAGCTGCAGCTGTGAGCAATaagagctcgagaagaagaaaaggtcCTGCATTCTTACCGTCTGAACACGACGAATTACCGTCTGGCGTTGCTTTCATG ACTTTACAAGGGCATACTGCACCAATTACAGCTGTAGACTTCAGCGAGCCATATGGAATGCTGGTAACTGCGGGGCAAGACGACGTGGTCAAGGTGTGGGATCTGtgcgatggagaggagatcgGGGAGTTGCGAGGGCATTCTG GCACCGTGAAAGCGCTGCAAGTTGAAGACACTCTCTGTCTCACTGGTGGCGCCGATGGAAACGTTCGATTATGGGATCTGCGAATAGTAGAAGACTATGAGGAACGGCTACAAAATCAACTCAGCCAGATCGCAAGGCAGGACCCGCTTGAGCGGATTGCAGAGCAGAGAGCcgccgaggaggacgaagattgggaggagggacCTAGCGGTATCACCCAGACCACTCAAGCTGGAGATGGGAGTCCATGCGTGAGGACATTGGAAGGACACAGCAAGAGTGTCACGGCCTTGTACTACGAGGACGGATGTTTGGTTACAGGATCTTCCGACAAGACTATTCGACAATGGGACGTTGCAACCGGTCAATGTGTTCTCACCATGGACATACTCTGGGCTATCTCGAaccctccacctgctcctgcgccTACTCCAACTGCGCCACCCAAACTCTCTCatcgctcctcgacctccttcgGATCTATCCACTACGACGATATCTTACCTTCTCCAGGCGCGTCGCTTGTCGGTATATCCGGAGCGAGCCTGCTCAGCGCTGTGACAAGTCAGAACTTTGGTGTACCGACGCCGCCGTATGCGGACGGTAGTTGGGAGATGTACCAGGATTTCGTGGGTGGTGTGCAATTCTGGGGATATGCTCTGGCGAGTGGTagtggagatggtggtgtgagGATGTGGGATA TGCGTACTGGTCAGGCCCACAGGACATTGGTTGGACACACAGCACCTGTCACATGTCTGCAATTCGACGAGATGAACATCGTCACTGGTAGTTTGGACAAGACCGTCAGA ATATGGGACCTTCGAATGGGTGCCGTCTCAGAGGTACATCGATACGAATTCCCCGTCACCGCCCTTCAATTCGACAGTCGAAAAGTAGTCGCATGTACCGGCGAGAACGGTGTGGAAGTGTACAACAGGACGACGCACAACCATTCGCGATTGGTGGTCAACGGACATACGAAGCcggcggagaagatgaggttcATCGACAAGTATTTGGTCTCGGGAGGTAGGGATGGATGTGCCAAGGTCTGGGCGATGTAA